The Myxococcales bacterium genome has a window encoding:
- a CDS encoding amidinotransferase, with amino-acid sequence MKYRRPEPRQWIGGLCLLIVVSVLVSLASAQNTGPAKVPVVGSRAEWLPAKEILVHTPGEELLLGVVHPAAALFERAFSLRDAAREHRNYIKLLEKEGATVHTVVGTLLDGTVDQAGNPLSGPALDELREFAGTFLTVDASALPPALQKEQADYKRQTLAALHPAELVQIILLQPTVRLRQTEINTGFAATYELAPVMNLYFCRDQMITTARGVVVGRMNSPQRAVETRIMKFALHKLGIQPIFEVTGEARLEGGDFLPAGDTALIGQGLRTNAAAIAQLLENKVFGVPRVVVVKDSWKNQDEMHLDTYFNLIGPRLAVIEEKRIGQNGKPAERQSVVDVYQLAGNAYQKIAADVDFVKYLKENLGFTLIPVSSEDQLRYGVNFLTIRANRILAIDGVGAPYKTTLKNAGADATWMDFHNLTGGYGAAHCSTQVLRRE; translated from the coding sequence ATGAAATACCGGCGGCCGGAACCGCGGCAATGGATCGGCGGATTGTGCTTATTGATCGTCGTTTCGGTCCTGGTTTCCTTGGCCTCGGCGCAAAACACCGGCCCGGCGAAAGTTCCCGTCGTCGGCAGCCGCGCCGAGTGGCTGCCCGCCAAGGAAATTCTCGTGCATACGCCCGGCGAAGAATTGTTACTGGGCGTGGTGCATCCGGCCGCGGCCCTGTTCGAACGCGCCTTTTCGCTGCGGGACGCGGCGCGCGAACACCGGAATTACATCAAGCTGCTGGAAAAAGAAGGCGCCACCGTTCACACCGTGGTCGGCACGCTGCTGGACGGAACCGTCGACCAGGCGGGCAACCCGCTGTCGGGGCCGGCGCTCGACGAATTGCGGGAGTTCGCCGGCACGTTTCTGACGGTCGACGCTTCCGCCTTGCCGCCCGCGCTGCAAAAAGAACAGGCCGACTACAAGCGACAGACTCTGGCGGCTTTGCATCCGGCGGAGCTGGTGCAGATCATCCTGTTGCAGCCCACCGTTCGGTTGCGGCAGACCGAAATCAACACCGGATTCGCGGCGACCTATGAATTGGCACCGGTGATGAACCTGTATTTCTGCCGCGATCAGATGATCACCACCGCTCGCGGCGTGGTGGTCGGCAGGATGAACTCGCCGCAACGCGCCGTGGAAACCCGCATCATGAAGTTCGCGCTGCATAAGCTCGGCATCCAACCGATCTTCGAGGTGACCGGCGAAGCCCGCCTCGAGGGCGGCGATTTCCTGCCGGCCGGCGACACCGCGCTGATCGGGCAGGGCCTGCGGACCAACGCGGCGGCGATCGCGCAACTTTTGGAAAACAAGGTTTTCGGCGTGCCGCGCGTCGTGGTGGTCAAGGATAGTTGGAAAAATCAGGACGAGATGCACCTGGACACTTACTTCAACCTCATCGGCCCGCGTTTGGCGGTCATCGAAGAAAAGCGAATCGGGCAAAACGGCAAACCGGCCGAACGTCAATCCGTGGTCGACGTCTATCAATTGGCGGGCAACGCCTACCAGAAAATCGCGGCGGACGTCGATTTCGTGAAATACCTGAAGGAAAATCTCGGCTTCACGCTCATTCCGGTGAGCTCGGAGGATCAGCTTCGCTACGGCGTTAATTTTCTGACGATTCGCGCCAATCGGATTCTGGCAATCGACGGCGTCGGCGCGCCTTACAAGACGACGTTGAAAA